In Candida dubliniensis CD36 chromosome 6, complete sequence, the following are encoded in one genomic region:
- a CDS encoding mitochondrial GTP/GDP transporter, putative (Similar to S. cerevisiae YHM1;~In S. cerevisiae: mitochondrial GTP/GDP transporter, essential for mitochondrial genome maintenance; has a role in mitochondrial iron transport; member of the mitochondrial carrier family): MSPAAHSSSDKKQSGVARVLGSATAGIAEIGVFHPVDTISKRLMSNHTKVTSLHELNKVIFRDQASQALGKRLFSLFPGLGYAACYKILQRVYKYGGQPFANEFLTKNFKDTYDAAFGPKTGKALMSATAGSLIGIGEVVLLPLDVLKIKRQTNPESFRGRGFLKIIQDEGLGLYRGWGWTMARNAPGSFALFGGNSFAKEYIFGLKDYSQATWTQNFITSIFGASASLIVSAPLDVIKTRIQNRNFENPESGFTILKNMFKNEGITAFFKGLTPKLLTTGPKLVFSFALAQSLIPAFDKLLSK, encoded by the coding sequence ATGTCACCAGCTGCTCACTCATCTTCAGACAAAAAACAATCTGGTGTTGCTAGAGTTTTAGGCTCAGCAACTGCTGGTATTGCTGAAATTGGTGTCTTCCACCCAGTCGACACCATTTCCAAAAGATTGATGTCCAACCACACCAAGGTTACTTCTTTGCACGAATTAAATAAAGTGATTTTTAGAGATCAAGCTTCTCAAGCATTGGGCAAGCGtttgttttcattattcCCAGGTTTGGGTTATGCCGCTTGTTATAAGATTTTACAAAGAGTTTACAAGTATGGTGGACAACCATTTGCCAATGAATTCTTGACCAAAAACTTTAAGGACACTTATGACGCTGCTTTTGGTCCAAAAACAGGTAAAGCATTGATGAGTGCAACTGCTGGTTCTTTAATTGGTATTGGTGAAGTTGTGTTGTTGCCATTGGATGTTTTGAAGATCAAACGTCAAACAAACCCAGAATCCTTCCGTGGTAGAGGGTTCttgaaaattattcaaGATGAAGGATTAGGGTTATATAGAGGTTGGGGCTGGACAATGGCAAGAAATGCCCCAGGTTCTTTTGCCTTATTTGGTGGTAACTCTTTTGCCAAAGAGTATATTTTTGGATTGAAAGACTACTCTCAAGCTACTTGGACACAAAACTTTATTACATCTATTTTTGGTGCTAGTGCTTCTTTAATTGTTTCTGCTCCATTGGATGTGATCAAAACTAGAATTCAAAATAGAAACTTTGAAAACCCAGAATCCGGTTTCACAATCTTGAAAAATATGTTCAAGAATGAAGGAATCACTGCTTTCTTTAAAGGTTTGACACctaaattattaacaaCTGGCCCTAAATTAGTATTCTCATTTGCCTTGGCCCAGTCTTTGATTCCAgcatttgataaattgttaAGTAAATAA
- a CDS encoding 60S ribosomal protein L25 (Similar to S. cerevisiae RPL25;~spliced gene;~In S. cerevisiae: primary rRNA-binding ribosomal protein component of the large (60S) ribosomal subunit) has translation MAPTTKASAAKKAALKGVNGKKALKVRTSTTFRLPKTLKLTRSPKYQRKSVPHYNRLDAHKIIVAPIATETAMKKVEDGNTLVFQVDIKSNKHQIKSAVKELYDVDALYVNTLIRPNGTKKAYIRLTSDYDALDIANRIGYI, from the exons atggCTC CAACTACTAAAGCTTCAGCTGCTAAAAAAGCTGCTTTGAAAGGTGTTAACGGTAAAAAGGCTTTAAAAGTTAGAACTAGTACTACTTTCAGATTACCAAAAACCTTAAAATTAACCAGATCTCCAAAATACCAAAGAAAATCAGTCCCACACTACAACAGATTGGATGCCCACAAAATCATTGTTGCTCCAATTGCCACTGAAACTGCTATGAAAAAAGTTGAAGATGGTAACACTTTGGTTTTCCAAGTTGATATCAAATCCAACAAAcaccaaatcaaatctgCCGTTAAAGAATTATACGATGTTGATGCCTTATACGTTAACACTTTGATCAGACCTAACGGTACCAAGAAAGCTTACATCAGATTAACCTCTGACTACGATGCTTTGGATATTGCTAACAGAATCGGTTACATCTAA
- a CDS encoding mitochondrial 37S ribosomal protein YmS18 (Similar to S. cerevisiae MRPS18;~In S. cerevisiae: mitochondrial ribosomal protein of the small subunit; essential for viability, unlike most other mitoribosomal proteins), which yields MFSGISKLILGKSAISSAYSIPKPFNYQTISRTLSTSTTLASVQRVNKNSSMSQLAQKLNKNKTNEKVVYWKLYATFNRHNTRCTLVAVVEDLDFMEKNKDLPYNDKVLYYLQLPHKVKYSVTAGQLGFRKSQRQEYEAGFQVSSKMFKTIEERNYIGPHDKIELILKNFGKGREAFQAALLGKEGSKIKNNIVRVSDATVLKFGGDRPKKLRRL from the coding sequence ATGTTTTCGGGTATAAGCAAGTTGATTTTGGGGAAGTCAGCTATATCCTCAGCTTACTCAATTCCAAAACCATTTAATTATCAAACCATATCACGAACCTTGTCAACGTCAACCACTCTAGCAAGCGTGCAGAGAGTCAATAAAAATTCATCGATGTCTCAACTAGCTcagaaattgaataaaaacaaaactaaCGAAAAAGTCGTTTATTGGAAACTATACGCTACATTTAATAGGCACAATACCAGATGCACATTAGTGGCCGTGGTTGAAGATTTAGACTTCATGGAAAAGAACAAAGATTTACCGTACAATGACAAAGTGTTGTACTACTTACAGTTGCCTCATAAGGTGAAATATAGTGTAACTGCTGGACAATTAGGATTCAGAAAATCTCAAAGACAAGAATACGAAGCTGGTTTCCAAGTTTCAAGTAAAATGTTCAAAACCatagaagaaagaaattataTTGGTCCTCACGATAagattgaattgattttgaaaaactttGGTAAAGGAAGAGAAGCCTTCCAAGCTGCTTTATTGGGTAAAGAAGGTTCAAAAATCAAGAACAATATCGTTAGAGTCAGTGACGCTACAGTCTTGAAATTCGGTGGTGATAGACCAAAGAAATTACGTCGTTTGTAG
- the PLB1 gene encoding lysophospholipase precursor, putative (In S. cerevisiae: phospholipase B (lysophospholipase) involved in phospholipid metabolism; hydrolyzes phosphatidylinositol and phosphatidylserine and displays transacylase activity in vitro): MNLYHLFILLIINYCVATSPTKGYAPGPVSCPSNQLTRSGSQGINPNEQSYINARYPIAKQALSQFLHNAKLQDFDVDSFLAHSNPTIGIAFSGGGYRSMLTGAGEISSLDSRTKSNTPVLAGILQASSYIAGLSGGSWLVGSLASNNLISVDDMLSQGLWELTHSFLSYYGIEHPIKQVEAWVDVATQVNSKRNANFNVSLTDIYGRLLSYPLLTNTENEGDAYLWSDVTSTSSFQSHQIPFPILISDGRAPDTTIINLNSTVIELTPYEFGSWDPSLNEFVDTRYLGTKLDNGLPTGQCYNGFDNAGFFIGTSSALFNQAVLSINNANIPSFLKNIIDDILVDPVLKSNIDVSAYNPNPFFKSSGGNTPISQSKDLYLVDGGEDGQNIPLSPLLHRKVSAIFAFDNSNDISNWPDGSSLVKTYERQFSPQGNGVAFPYVPDQYTFRNLNLTSRPTFFGCDAKNLTSLTKDIYDVPLVIYLANRPFTYWSNTSTFKLTYDDNERQGMISNGFEIATRSSGSLDNEWAACVGCAIIRREQERQGIEQTEQCKRCFENYCWDGTIYKGAPLGENFSDEGLTNSAAEYNSNNVAGINDGGTSILKKA; encoded by the coding sequence ATGAATTTGTATCATCTATTTATTTTGCTTATTATAAACTACTGTGTTGCTACATCACCAACTAAAGGTTACGCACCAGGTCCAGTCTCTTGCCCAAGTAATCAATTGACTAGATCTGGATCACAAGGAATCAATCCCAATGAACAATCATATATTAATGCTAGGTATCCTATTGCTAAACAGGCATTATCTCAATTTTTGCACAATGCAAAATTACAGGACTTTGATGTCGATTCATTCTTGGCACACTCAAACCCAACTATTGGTATTGCATTCAGTGGTGGCGGGTATAGATCAATGTTGACTGGGGCAGGGGAAATCAGTAGCTTGGATTCAAGAACAAAATCCAATACTCCAGTTTTGGCAGGTATTTTACAAGCTTCAAGTTATATTGCAGGGTTATCGGGTGGATCTTGGTTGGTTGGAAGTCTTGCaagtaataatttaatttccgTTGATGACATGTTATCTCAAGGCTTGTGGGAACTCACTCATTCATTTCTTAGTTACTATGGCATTGAGCATCCTATAAAGCAAGTTGAAGCATGGGTTGATGTTGCTACCCAAGTTAACAGCAAGAGAAATGCCAATTTCAATGTCTCTCTTACTGACATATATGGAAGATTACTAAGCTACCCCTTGCTAACAAACACAGAAAATGAAGGTGATGCTTATTTGTGGTCCGATGTAACCAGTACTTCAAGTTTTCAAAGTCATCAGATACCCTTTCCAATTTTGATCAGTGATGGTAGAGCTCCAGATACTACCATTATTAATCTCAATTCTACTGTGATTGAATTAACCCCATATGAATTTGGTTCGTGGGACCCCAGcttaaatgaatttgttgaCACTAGATATTTGGGAACAAAATTAGATAATGGCCTTCCAACTGGTCAATGTTATAATGGATTTGACAATGCTGGATTTTTCATTGGGACTTCTTCTGCTCTTTTCAATCAAGCAGTTTTGTCTATAAACAACGCTAACATACCTagttttttgaaaaatataattgatgatattttgGTAGACCCAGTTCTCAAATCCAATATAGACGTTTCTGCTTACAATCCAAatccatttttcaaaagctCTGGTGGCAATACTCCTATTTCTCAATCAAAGGACCTTTACTTGGTTGATGGAGGAGAAGATGGTCAGAATATTCCATTAAGTCCCTTGTTGCATCGTAAAGTAAGCGCCATATTTGCCTTTGACAATTCCAAtgatatttcaaattggcCAGATGGGTCTTCGTTAGTGAAAACCTATGAACGTCAATTCTCACCACAGGGTAATGGGGTTGCTTTCCCGTATGTCCCTGATCAATACACTTTCCGTAATTTGAACTTGACTAGCAGACCTAcattttttggttgtgaTGCAAAAAACTTGACCTCCTTGACAAAGGATATTTATGATGTTCCCTTGGTAATTTACTTAGCCAATCGTCCATTCACCTACTGGTCAAATACTTCAACATTCAAATTAACTTACGACGACAACGAAAGACAGGGAATGATTTCTAatggatttgaaattgCCACTAGATCAAGTGGATCTTTGGATAATGAGTGGGCAGCTTGTGTTGGATGTGCCATCATACGAAGAGAACAAGAGAGACAAGGTATTGAACAGACTGAACAATGTAAGAGATGTTTTGAAAACTATTGTTGGGATGGCACCATCTACAAAGGTGCTCCATTAGGTGAAAACTTTAGCGATGAAGGGTTAACCAATAGTGCTGCTGAATATAACCTGAATAATGTGGCTGGTATCAATGACGGAGGAACtctgattttgaaaaaagcaTAA
- the PLB2 gene encoding lysophospholipase precursor, putative (Similar to S. cerevisiae PLB3;~In S. cerevisiae: phospholipase B (lysophospholipase) involved in phospholipid metabolism; hydrolyzes phosphatidylinositol and phosphatidylserine and displays transacylase activity in vitro) → MLVWQSILLFLVGCVLSKSPTNLYTPGFVQCPQGKLTRSSSDGINSNEKSYIDKRYAIAKKELNKFLHNANMVDFDIDGFLETANPTIGLAFSGGGYRAMLAGAGALLALDSRATNASVLGGILQSSNYIAGLSGGSWLVGSLASNDLIPVDQLLRENKLWDISNSLVAYYGLNVVENTAMWARIDVQVQAKQLAGFTVSITDIYGRALSHQLLANFDKQGASFLWSDVTQTTSFQNNEMPYPILAALGREPNTVLMNFNSTVFELTPYEVGSWDPSLRSFVDTKYIGTKLDDGVPTSKKCINGFDNAGFFMGTSSSLFNVVLSNLNNMPIPSFLKELISKFTLDPVEKLNIDIAQYNPNPFHKSNNPDTKIARSQTLYLADGGEDGQNVPLLPLVHRKVSAIFAFDQSADKDNWPDGSALIKTFERQFSSQGVGTAFPYVPDQNTFLNLNLTSKPTFFGCDAKNLTSLTDNIYDVPMVIYLANRPFTYFSNTSTFKLKYSHAERQGMISNGYDVASRLNGELDNEWAACVGCAIVRREQERLGIEQTEQCKRCFENYCWDGTIYKGEPLGENFSDEGLTTSAEYYNSNNVAGINDGGTVLVKRDDVSK, encoded by the coding sequence ATGTTGGTTTGGCAAAGCATCTTGTTATTTCTAGTTGGTTGTGTCTTATCAAAATCACCAACTAACCTTTATACACCAGGCTTTGTTCAGTGCCCTCAAGGTAAATTAACTAGGTCCTCTCTGGATGGTATCAATTCCAACGAAAAATCATACATTGACAAAAGGTATGCAATTgccaaaaaagaattgaacaAGTTTCTCCATAATGCAAACAtggttgattttgatattgatgggTTTTTGGAAACAGCAAATCCAACAATTGGTCTTGCCTTTAGTGGCGGAGGCTATAGAGCCATGCTAGCTGGTGCTGGTGCATTACTCGCTTTGGATTCGAGAGCAACGAATGCTTCGGTTTTGGGTGGAATCTTGCAAAGTTCAAATTATATTGCTGGTTTATCTGGTGGCTCATGGTTAGTTGGAAGTCTTGCAAGCAATGATTTGATACCAGTAGATCAACTTTTGCGGGAAAACAAATTGTGGGATATACTGAATTCCTTAGTTGCATACTACGGATTAAATGTTGTTGAGAATACAGCTATGTGGGCTCGCATTGATGTTCAGGTTCAAGCCAAACAATTGGCAGGCTTTACTGTCAGTATAACAGATATCTATGGAAGGGCTTTGAGTCACCAATTGTTAGCCAACTTTGATAAACAAGGGGCTTCATTTTTATGGTCAGATGTAACTCAGACCACTTCATTccaaaataatgaaatgcCATATCCAATATTAGCTGCATTGGGGAGGGAACCAAACACCGTGCTCATGAACTTCAATTCCACTGTATTTGAATTAACCCCTTATGAAGTGGGTTCTTGGGATCCAAGTTTAAGAAGCTTTGTTGATACAAAATATATCGGAACCAAACTTGATGATGGCGTTCCTACTTCTAAAAAATGTATTAATGGATTTGACAATGCAGGGTTTTTCATGGGGACATCCTCATCCTTATTTAATGTTGTGTTGCTGAACCTTAACAACATGCCTATCCCATCATTCCTTAAAGAGCTTATTAGCAAGTTTACACTTGACCCTGTTGAAAagttaaatattgatatcGCACAATACAATCCAAATCCATTCCACAAAAGCAATAATCCCGATACTAAAATAGCCCGATCTCAAACTTTATACTTGGCAGATGGAGGTGAAGATGGTCAAAATGTTCCCTTGCTTCCATTGGTCCATCGTAAGGTGAGTGCAATCTTTGCCTTTGATCAATCTGCAGATAAAGATAATTGGCCAGATGGATCAGCTTTAATTAAAACTTTTGAACGACAATTTTCGTCACAAGGAGTTGGTACTGCTTTCCCATATGTCCCAGATCAGAACACTTTCCTTAACTTAAATTTAACTAGTAAGCCAACGTTTTTCGGGTGTGACGCTAAGAACTTGACATCATTAACTGACAACATTTATGATGTTCCCATGGTTATATATCTTGCAAATCGTCCATTCACATATTTTTCTAACACATCTACTTTCAAACTCAAGTATTCTCATGCAGAAAGACAAGGAATGATTTCAAACGGATATGATGTTGCATCACGTTTGAACGGCGAATTGGACAATGAATGGGCAGCATGTGTTGGATGTGCTATCGTGCGCAGGGAGCAAGAACGTCTAGGAATTGAACAAACTGAACAATGCAAGAGGTGTTTTGAGAATTATTGCTGGGATGGCACCATCTACAAAGGCGAACCATTAGGTGAAAATTTCAGCGATGAAGGCTTGACGACTAGTGCAGAATACTATAATCTGAATAATGTGGCTGGTATCAACGATGGCGGTACTGTATTAGTTAAACGAGATGATGTCAGTAAATAA
- a CDS encoding NAD-dependent glycerol-3-phosphate dehydrogenase, putative (Similar to S. cerevisiae GPD1;~In S. cerevisiae: NAD-dependent glycerol-3-phosphate dehydrogenase, key enzyme of glycerol synthesis, essential for growth under osmotic stress; expression regulated by high-osmolarity glycerol response pathway): protein MTTSPYPIETPFRVCIVGSGNWGTAVAKLVAENCAEKPTIFQNDVKMWVFEEEIEGRKLTEIINTDHENVKYLPEVKLPANLVANPDIVDTVKDADLIVFNIPHQFLSRIVKQIEGKVKPTARAISCLKGLDVSPEGCKLLSTSITDTLKIYCGVLSGANIANEVARGNWSETSIAYTVPDDFRGAGKDIDPFILKEAFHRPYFHVRVIEDVVGASIAGALKNVIACSVGFVEGAGWGDNAKAAIMRIGIKETIRFASYWELFKIKASSPPNPRTFTEESAGVADLITTCSGGRNVKVARYMIKNNVNAFEAEKIVLNGQSSQGILTAKEVHELLTHFNIQDEFPLLEATYKVIYENGSVDDFPQLLEGDQ from the coding sequence atgaCTACATCTCCATATCCAATTGAAACTCCATTCAGAGTTTGTATTGTCGGTTCCGGTAACTGGGGTACTGCAGTTGCAAAGTTAGTTGCTGAAAACTGTGCTGAAAAACCAACTATTTTCCAAAACGATGTCAAAATGTGGGTTTtcgaagaagaaattgaaggaAGAAAATTAACAGAAATAATTAACACTGATCATGAAAATGTCAAATACTTGCCAGAGGTTAAATTGCCAGCCAACTTGGTTGCCAACCCAGATATTGTCGACACTGTTAAAGACGCCGACTTGATTGTTTTCAACATCCCACATCAATTCTTGAGTAGAAttgttaaacaaattgaaggTAAAGTGAAACCAACTGCCAGAGCCATCTCATGTTTGAAAGGATTAGATGTGAGTCCAGAAGGTTGCAAATTGTTGTCAACATCCATCACTGATACTTTGAAAATATACTGTGGTGTTTTATCTGGTGCCAATATTGCTAATGAGGTTGCCAGAGGTAACTGGTCAGAAACTTCAATTGCCTACACTGTTCCAGATGATTTCAGAGGTGCCGGTAAAGACATTGATCCATTTATTTTGAAGGAAGCTTTCCACAGACCATATTTTCACGTCAGAGTCATTGAAGATGTTGTTGGTGCCTCTATTGCTGGTGCCTTGAAGAATGTCATTGCGTGCTCTGTTGGTTTCGTTGAAGGTGCTGGCTGGGGTGACAATGCTAAAGCCGCTATCATGAGAATTGGTATCAAGGAAACCATTCGTTTTGCATCATACTGGGAATTGTTCAAGATCAAAGCCTCGTCTCCACCAAACCCAAGAACATTTACTGAAGAAAGTGCCGGTGTTGCTGATTTGATCACTACTTGTTCTGGTGGTAGAAATGTTAAAGTCGCCAGATATATGATTAAAAATAACGTCAATGCATTTGAAGCTGAAAAGATTGTTTTGAATGGACAAAGCTCCCAAGGTATTTTGACTGCAAAAGAAGTGCACGAATTGTTAACACATTTCAACATCCAAGATGAATTCCCATTACTCGAAGCTACCTACAAGGTTATCTACGAAAATGGCAGTGTCGATGATTTCCCACAATTATTAGAAGGtgatcaataa
- a CDS encoding carbohydrate kinase, putative, with amino-acid sequence MLRHKSQKELLHLSRQLIQPLLPNFHKGQAGKIVVIGGNEDYTGAPFFASHSAALVGADLSHVICEKAAGPVIKSYSPDLMIHPYLMDLNNPHLNLNNSELEKLKSLPIEEIIKTNDNAVLNKLIDELILPKVTSLLNRIDIVVVGPGFGRDPLMLKSLIRIIEEVKVLNLPIILDADSLYLVSLSPKIIANYPKAIITPNVVEFQRIAKALSIDVDLSESNKDKLIDQTIEVSRKLGDIIVFRKGEHDLIVKSSKFLINEFTGSNKRVGGQGDTLTGAIATLVNWSNNYILKLWDNQVDLDQEDANLLACFAASSIVRNASSKAFNKYGRSMQTSNIHEFLHDSFTELFGDSIYRTSNI; translated from the coding sequence ATGCTACGCCATAAATCTCAAAAGGAACTCCTTCACTTGTCTCGTCAATTGATCCAACCATTATTACCAAACTTCCACAAAGGTCAAGCGGGGAAGATCGTTGTTATTGGGGGTAATGAAGATTATACTGGAGCTCCATTTTTTGCAAGTCATTCTGCTGCTTTAGTAGGTGCCGATTTATCTCATGTAATATGTGAAAAAGCTGCTGGTCCGGTGATCAAATCGTATTCCCCTGATTTAATGATCCATCCTTATTTAATGGATTTAAATAACCctcatttaaatttaaacaattctgaacttgaaaaattgaaaagtttacccattgaagaaatcattaaaaCTAATGACAACGCAGTGTTGAATAAACtcattgatgaattgattttacCTAAAGTAACGTCATTGTTGAATAGAATTGATATAGTTGTGGTTGGGCCTGGTTTCGGCAGGGATCCATTAATGTTAAAGTCATTGATTCGCATTATTGAGGAAGTCAAAGTATTGAATTTACCCATTATATTAGATGCTGATTCATTGTATCTTGTATCGTTGTCGCCAAAGATTATTGCAAACTATCCCAAAGCCATCATTACTCctaatgttgttgaattcCAAAGAATTGCCAAAGCTTTATCGATAGATGTTGATTTATCAGAAtcaaataaagataaattgattgatcaaACAATCGAAGTGTCGCGCAAGTTAGGtgatattattgttttccGTAAAGGTGAACACGACTTGATTGTCAAATCATCCAAGTTTTTAATCAATGAATTTACTGGGTCGAATAAACGAGTAGGAGGACAAGGTGATACATTGACGGGGGCAATTGCAACTCTAGTCAATTGGtcaaataattatattttgaaattatggGATAATCAAGTTGATTTGGATCAAGAGGATGCTAATCTATTGGCATGTTTTGCTGCTAGTTCAATCGTTAGAAATGCTAGTAGTAAAGCATTTAACAAATATGGAAGATCAATGCAAACATCCAACATTCATGAATTTTTACATGATTCGTTTACAGAATTATTTGGTGATAGCATATATAGAACCAGCAATATTTGA
- a CDS encoding NADH-cytochrome b5 reductase precursor, putative (Similar to S. cerevisiae MCR1;~In S. cerevisiae: involved in ergosterol biosynthesis) has product MLTHHLSKFATPKFLVPFAGATALSIGLALQYSTSNNYIANETGKTFTDSNEWVDLKLSKSIDLTHNTKHLVFKLKDDADVSGLITASCLLTKFVTPKGNNVIRPYTPVSDVNQSGEIDFVIKKYEGGKMSSHIFDLKEGETLSFKGPIVKWKWEPNQFKSIALIGGGTGITPLYQLLHEITSNPKDNTKVNLIYGNLTPEDILLKKEIDAIASKHKDQVKVHYFVDKADEKKWEGQIGFITKEFLQKELEKPNPDFKVFVCGPPGLYKAISGAKVSPTDQGELTGALKDLGFEKEHVFKF; this is encoded by the coding sequence ATGTTGACTCACCATTTATCGAAATTCGCTACTCCAAAATTCTTAGTACCATTTGCTGGTGCCACTGctttatcaattggtttGGCATTACAATATTCCACTTCCAACAATTACATTGCTAATGAAACTGGTAAAACTTTCACCGATAGTAATGAATGGGtagatttgaaattatccaaatcaattgatttgacaCATAACACTAAACACTtggttttcaaattgaaagatgATGCCGATGTTTCTGGATTGATCACTGCTTCATGTTTGTTGACCAAATTTGTCACACCAAAGGGTAACAATGTTATTCGTCCATATACACCAGTCTCTGATGTTAACCAATCTggtgaaattgatttcGTGATTAAAAAATACGAAGGAGGTAAAATGTCAAGTCacatttttgatttgaaagaagGTGAAACTTTGTCGTTCAAAGGACCAATTGTCAAATGGAAATGGGAACCAAACCAATTCAAGTCTATTGCTTtaattggtggtggtactGGTATTACTCCATTATACCAATTATTGCATGAAATCACTTCTAATCCAAAGGACAACACTAAAGTTAACTTGATTTACGGTAATTTAACTCCAGAAGATATCTtgttaaagaaagaaattgatgctATTGCTTCTAAACATAAGGATCAAGTCAAAGTTCACTACTTTGTTGACAAGGCAGATGAGAAGAAATGGGAAGGTCAAATTGGTTTCATCACTAAAGAATTCTTGCAAAAGGAATTGGAAAAACCAAATCCGGATTTCAAAGTCTTTGTTTGTGGACCACCAGGTTTATACAAGGCCATTTCCGGTGCTAAAGTTTCCCCAACTGATCAAGGTGAATTGACTGGTGCTTTGAAAGATTTGggttttgaaaaagaacatGTTTTTAAATTCTAG